The following are encoded together in the Equus quagga isolate Etosha38 chromosome 1, UCLA_HA_Equagga_1.0, whole genome shotgun sequence genome:
- the CLDN18 gene encoding claudin-18 isoform X3 — MSTTTCQVVGFLLSVLGLAGCIAATGMDTWSTQDLYDNPVTSVFQYEGLWQSCVRQSSGFTECRPYFTILGLPAMLQAVRALMVVGIVLGAIGLLVSIFALKCIRIGNMEDSAKANMTLTSGIMFIISGICAIAGVSVFANMLVTNFWMSTANMYTGMGGMVQTVQTRYTFGSALFVGWVAGGLTLIGGVMMCIACRGLAPEETNYKTVSYHASGHNVAYKPGGFKASTGFGSNTKNKKIYDGGARTEDEFGY; from the exons ATGTCCACCACCACCTGCCAAGTGGTGGGCTTCCTCCTGTCCGTGCTGGGCCTGGCGGGCTGCATCGCTGCCACGGGGATGGACACGTGGAGCACCCAGGACCTGTACGACAACCCTGTCACCTCCGTGTTCCAGTACGAAGGGCTGTGGCAGAGCTGTGTGAGGCAGAGCTCGGGGTTCACCGAGTGCCGGCCCTACTTCACCATCCTGGGCCTGCCAG CCATGCTGCAGGCAGTGCGAGCCCTGATGGTCGTGGGCATTGTCCTGGGTGCCATTGGCCTCCTGGTGTCCATCTTTGCCCTGAAGTGCATCCGCATTGGCAACATGGAGGACTCTGCCAAGGCCAACATGACACTGACGTCTGGGATCATGTTCATCATCTCAG GTATTTGTGCAATCGCTGGAGTGTCTGTGTTTGCCAACATGCTGGTTACTAACTTCTGGATGTCTACAGCTAACATGTACACCGGCATGGGTGGGATGGTGCAGACTGTTCAGACCAG GTACACCTTCGGTTCGGCTCTGTTTGTGGGCTGGGTCGCTGGAGGCCTCACGCTCATTGGAGGCGTGATGATGTGCATCGCCTGCCGGGGCCTGGCGCCCGAGGAAACCAA cTACAAAACCGTGTCTTATCATGCCTCAGGCCACAATGTTGCCTACAAGCCTGGAGGCTTCAAGGCCAGCACTGGCTTTGGGTCCAACACCAAAAACAAGAAGATATACGATGGAGGAGCCCGCACAGAGGACGAG TTTGGCTACTAA
- the CLDN18 gene encoding claudin-18 isoform X2, with protein MSTTTCQVVGFLLSVLGLAGCIAATGMDTWSTQDLYDNPVTSVFQYEGLWQSCVRQSSGFTECRPYFTILGLPAMLQAVRALMVVGIVLGAIGLLVSIFALKCIRIGNMEDSAKANMTLTSGIMFIISGICAIAGVSVFANMLVTNFWMSTANMYTGMGGMVQTVQTRYTFGSALFVGWVAGGLTLIGGVMMCIACRGLAPEETNYKTVSYHASGHNVAYKPGGFKASTGFGSNTKNKKIYDGGARTEDEPIAH; from the exons ATGTCCACCACCACCTGCCAAGTGGTGGGCTTCCTCCTGTCCGTGCTGGGCCTGGCGGGCTGCATCGCTGCCACGGGGATGGACACGTGGAGCACCCAGGACCTGTACGACAACCCTGTCACCTCCGTGTTCCAGTACGAAGGGCTGTGGCAGAGCTGTGTGAGGCAGAGCTCGGGGTTCACCGAGTGCCGGCCCTACTTCACCATCCTGGGCCTGCCAG CCATGCTGCAGGCAGTGCGAGCCCTGATGGTCGTGGGCATTGTCCTGGGTGCCATTGGCCTCCTGGTGTCCATCTTTGCCCTGAAGTGCATCCGCATTGGCAACATGGAGGACTCTGCCAAGGCCAACATGACACTGACGTCTGGGATCATGTTCATCATCTCAG GTATTTGTGCAATCGCTGGAGTGTCTGTGTTTGCCAACATGCTGGTTACTAACTTCTGGATGTCTACAGCTAACATGTACACCGGCATGGGTGGGATGGTGCAGACTGTTCAGACCAG GTACACCTTCGGTTCGGCTCTGTTTGTGGGCTGGGTCGCTGGAGGCCTCACGCTCATTGGAGGCGTGATGATGTGCATCGCCTGCCGGGGCCTGGCGCCCGAGGAAACCAA cTACAAAACCGTGTCTTATCATGCCTCAGGCCACAATGTTGCCTACAAGCCTGGAGGCTTCAAGGCCAGCACTGGCTTTGGGTCCAACACCAAAAACAAGAAGATATACGATGGAGGAGCCCGCACAGAGGACGAG cCAATTGCCCATTGA
- the CLDN18 gene encoding claudin-18 isoform X1, giving the protein MSTTTCQVVGFLLSVLGLAGCIAATGMDTWSTQDLYDNPVTSVFQYEGLWQSCVRQSSGFTECRPYFTILGLPAMLQAVRALMVVGIVLGAIGLLVSIFALKCIRIGNMEDSAKANMTLTSGIMFIISGICAIAGVSVFANMLVTNFWMSTANMYTGMGGMVQTVQTRYTFGSALFVGWVAGGLTLIGGVMMCIACRGLAPEETNYKTVSYHASGHNVAYKPGGFKASTGFGSNTKNKKIYDGGARTEDEVQSHPSKYDYV; this is encoded by the exons ATGTCCACCACCACCTGCCAAGTGGTGGGCTTCCTCCTGTCCGTGCTGGGCCTGGCGGGCTGCATCGCTGCCACGGGGATGGACACGTGGAGCACCCAGGACCTGTACGACAACCCTGTCACCTCCGTGTTCCAGTACGAAGGGCTGTGGCAGAGCTGTGTGAGGCAGAGCTCGGGGTTCACCGAGTGCCGGCCCTACTTCACCATCCTGGGCCTGCCAG CCATGCTGCAGGCAGTGCGAGCCCTGATGGTCGTGGGCATTGTCCTGGGTGCCATTGGCCTCCTGGTGTCCATCTTTGCCCTGAAGTGCATCCGCATTGGCAACATGGAGGACTCTGCCAAGGCCAACATGACACTGACGTCTGGGATCATGTTCATCATCTCAG GTATTTGTGCAATCGCTGGAGTGTCTGTGTTTGCCAACATGCTGGTTACTAACTTCTGGATGTCTACAGCTAACATGTACACCGGCATGGGTGGGATGGTGCAGACTGTTCAGACCAG GTACACCTTCGGTTCGGCTCTGTTTGTGGGCTGGGTCGCTGGAGGCCTCACGCTCATTGGAGGCGTGATGATGTGCATCGCCTGCCGGGGCCTGGCGCCCGAGGAAACCAA cTACAAAACCGTGTCTTATCATGCCTCAGGCCACAATGTTGCCTACAAGCCTGGAGGCTTCAAGGCCAGCACTGGCTTTGGGTCCAACACCAAAAACAAGAAGATATACGATGGAGGAGCCCGCACAGAGGACGAGGTACAATCTCATCCTTCCAAGTACGACTACGTGTAG